The proteins below are encoded in one region of Triticum aestivum cultivar Chinese Spring chromosome 1B, IWGSC CS RefSeq v2.1, whole genome shotgun sequence:
- the LOC123093811 gene encoding uncharacterized protein: MEYEYRYNSSGGGGSGKEKRPPAKRGQVKLQIARALSNLVSPGGAADGSKQANRSSFRRETSYN; encoded by the coding sequence ATGGAGTACGAGTACCGGTAcaacagcagcggcggcggcggcagcggcaaggAGAAGAGGCCTCCGGCGAAGAGGGGGCAGGTCAAGCTGCAGATAGCGAGGGCGCTGAGCAACCTCGTGTCTCCCGGCGGCGCTGCCGACGGCTCGAAGCAGGCAAATCGCAGCAGCTTCAGAAGGGAAACAAGCTACAACTGA